Genomic segment of Synechococcales cyanobacterium T60_A2020_003:
AGTCCCTAGATGAGCCTCTATGTGAAATCCCAGCTAATTTTTCCATTATTTTTGATCAGTCTTCCATGCCGGGATGCAAGGCTTGATATCAGCACGTAAGCCATAAGAAACGCCTGAACAATATGTCCAGGCGGAGTGTGGTGTGAGGAGTGAACGGAAACATTTGTCTCCGCCATCTTTATTATAATGACACGAACTCAGAAATAGTTGGATGTTCTATTGACAACATATGGTGATTTCATCAACGAAATTGGGGATAAGCAGCGATCGCTAGGCGATCACAGACGCTTCCGGTTTCGCGAAAATCATGCGCCCTGCCGAGGTCTGCAACGACCCTGTAACCACCACTGCAAGCTCATCTCCAACGTAATCACTCGCCTCTTCGACCACCACCATCGTGCCGTCATTGAGGTAGCCGATTCCCTGGGTGGGTTCCTTGCCAGGTTTGAGAATCTTAATATCGATGCTATCTCCCGGTGCATAGTTTGGCCTGACCGCCTGAGCGAGATCGTTAACGTTTAAGACCGTCACTTTCTGAAGACTGGCAACTTTGTTGAGGTTGAAATCATTGGTCAGCAGCGTACCGTTAATTTCCTGCGCTAGCCGCACCAATTTGGCATCCACCGTCGCGATATCGTCGTAATCCGCCGGGTGAATCACAATCCGTTCTGGATGGGTCGCCTGAATCCGATTGAGGATATCTAACCCGCGCCGCCCCCGAATCCGCTTTTGATCATTGGAGGCATCGGCCACCCGCTGAAGTTCGAGCAGCACAAACTGGGGAACCAAAACCTGACCCTCAATAAAGCCCGTATCCAGCAGATCCTCAATCCGTCCATCAATGATGCAGCTTGTATCGAGAATTTTCGTCGTTGCCGGACGGAGCGTTCCCTCCGCAATCAGCATAGACTCGACGCTGTGGGGATTAATCAACCGCAGGAGCGTCCGTCCGTGGGTGTCAGCTAAGTTGATGCCGGAGAAAGCAAAGATCAAACTCGCGAGAACAGCCGTTAGAGGTTTGATAAAGGCAAAATCGTCGGGAATGGGGAGCAAAAACAGGGGAGCCAGCATTAAGTTTGCGATCAAAAGCCCCAAGACCAAGCCCACCGATCGCCCCAAGAGGATATCAACAGGCATCTCCCGAATTTGTCGCTGAATTCTGCGATAGCCTGCTTGGGCCACCAAGCCAATAGCAAACCCGATTAATCCGCCAAAACCAGCAATCACAACACTCAACCCTTCCAAGTTGCTGACTTGGCGAAGGGCATCATCTGGAAGCAGATCAACGCTGTAAAAGCCTATCCCTACCCCTGCTAGAATGAAGGACAAAACTATGATGGCATCAAGCATAGTGGCACTCTGCACTGGGATGTATATGTATTGCGTTCCCGCACTTGGACAAATAACACTGATGCATCAGCGACTTTGCAACTTAGGGCGGGATTGTTCAGATATTAGCTTTGATGTCGTCAAATTGACACCGTTCGCTTCTTTAAATCCACAGTCCAAAGGCTGAAATTGTCGATAAGTGGGGATGATATCTGCAATAAAACTTAGCTTTACATCATCATTATATCCTCCCAGTCAAAATAGCTTTGGAACTGTGCTGAACTTAAACTGGCAGGGCGATCGCCCATGATTTCGTTATCGAGCACCTTTAAAGGCAATTCTCCAAACGAGCGCACCTATCCGCCCTCACCCACGGCAGCCTATCTCCACATTCCCTTTTGCCGCCGTCGCTGCTACTACTGCGATTTTCCGATTGTGGTCGTGGGCGATCGCCCGCCCCTAGCGCGTCAAGGTCAGCCATCCTACGGTGTGATTGACCAGTATCTTCCCGTACTTCAGCAGGAAATTCGAGCCACGCCCTCCCTCGGCACACCGCTGAAAACCGTTTTCTTTGGGGGTGGTACACCTTCGTTACTGACGGCTGAACAACTCAAGGCATTAATGGACACTCTGGATCACCAGTTTGGTCTAGAACCAGATGCGGAATGCTCCATCGAAATTGACCCAGATACGATCAAACCGCAGCAACTAGCGGGATACATTGATGCAGGTATTAACCGAATTAGCCTGGGTGTACAAGCCTTTCAGCCGAAACTCCTCGCCGCCTGCGGACGCACCCACAGCCCCGACGATATTGACGTGGCCGTAGGGCTAATTCGGCAGATGGGTGTGACCAATCTCAGCTTGGATCTGATTTCCGGCTTGCCCAATCAAACGATGGATCAGTGGATTGAGAGTTTAGAACGGGCGATCGCCCTAGAACCGACCCATATTTCAGTCTATGACCTAATCGTGGAACCCATGACCGCCTTTGCCCGCTGGTACGAACCAGGACAGTCGCCTCTTCCATCGGACGAACTGACCGCCGAGATGTACCGCACCACCTCAAATCTTCTGGCGCAGGCAGGCTTTGAGCATTACGAAATTTCCAACTATGCCAAACCGGGCTACCCGTGCCAGCACAATCGCGTGTATTGGGAAAACCGCCCCTATTACGGATTCGGCCTGGGAGCCGCCAGCTTTATCCACGGGCACCGGTTCACCCGTCCCCGCAAGCGACAAGCGTATGAGGAATGGGTGCAAGGTTTGACTGAAACGCGTGTCATACAACAGGTTCAGACCATGGGCGATCGCCTGTTGGATACGCTCATGCTGGGACTACGACTGGCAGAAGGGATAGATCTAACCGTAATCGCAGCAGACTTTGGCGACGCAATCCTGAATCGCCTGCTATCCGTAGTCGCTCCGTTTCAAGAGCAGGGATGGGTCGCGGTGGATGCCCCAAAGGAGGGAAAAGAAGCCCAGGCGCAACATCTCCGACTCACTGATCCAGAGGGTTTTCTCTTCTCGAACGTTGTCCTAAGCACCCTGTTCGAGGCGTTTATGGATGAGGATTCGGTTTTGCGTGCCTAGTTCAATCTCACAATCATTTCCCGCACCGCCAACTCCATCTCCTGAAATGCAGGCGTATCTGAAGGGAACAATTGCTCTCCCATCACAGATTGGTACTGTTCCGTGAGGCCAGCATTCTCCACAGTCGAACCCAGACGCAGGATTAGGTTTTCTTTGTAGGGTTCTAAAACGGTTCCATCCAGAATCATTGTGCCGCCATAGTCCCAGCCAAAGCCATATAGCTCAAATTCCCCCAATTTTTCCCGTAGTTCCGATAAAGACGTACCCACGCCAATCCCAGGATCAACCTGCCACGCCACGCCAAAATCCCGAACGGATTGCACCGCCGTGCGGCTTTCGTCTGTCCAAACCACGGAAAAGGACTGTGCCCCTTGATTCACCCGTGTTCCGGGGGCAACCATGCCTTCACCCAGATGCACCTCCACAGGCTCAAGACTATCCACTCCGTAGAGTGCCACCAAATCGTCGTAGGTCGTTGTAGCCGTTACCGCTCCAACGCGATCGCCCGGAACGATGGTGGTATCGAGTTCGGGGGTATCAAGCGAAGAGGAATCCGCCGGATTTCCCATGCTCTGCGCTTGGGATTCCGTGGGTTGCGGAGTCACAGAGGGTTGGGACTCAGACAACGAACAAGCCGATAGGAACAGACTTGCAGCGAGGAGTAAGCCTGATGCCCGATACAGGGGTTGAACACCAGCGTATAAGCGAATTGTCGTCACAATCTTGACCGTCTAGGGTACTGTTTGCGTCCATCGCCATAGGGGATGGCTCTGACCCTGTTGACGAATTTTTAGCGCCTGCTGTTTCAGGCGCTGACGCTCAGAGGCGGGCAAACCAAACAGGATGGTGCGACTTTGAACAATTAGCACCGCTACCGTCATACCCACACACAAGCCCAGTCCTGCCGCCGCTAAAGGGTTGAATTCGAGGGCAAACCGAGCAGCAGCCCAGGTGAAATACTGGTGCATGAGCTGAATATCATGGCGGAACGTCCACAAACTCCAGACTCCGACCGTTAGCCACAACAGGCCAACCACAACCCACCGGGCATAGATCGTCAGTTCGTAGAGGCGCTGAATATCTGTCTCCAACGATGGATCAAGGAGTTCAGGGCGATCGCCTGATTCAGAAATGGGTGCAAAGTCGTCCATACGGGTGATGACTGAATAGACCGTGTCCCCAACCTAACATTTTTGACCTGCCCTGAACCTTAAAACCGACTGGGAAGGGCGATCGCTCCTCTGCCCAAACCCACTCCTAACTCAAGCCATAAAAAAGCAGTCCCCCGGGATGGACCGCATAGAGCATGATTCAATCTGCAAGTTAGTCTGAAAGTCATTTTAGTACATATATACTATTTTAGCAAGTTATATCTAAATTCTGTTAAGCAATGATCCATCTCAGATAGCTAGGGGCGGATTTTGCCCTCGCCCCTGGTATGTGCTGGGTTCTGTCTGCTAAACCCGCCCGTACAAATCATGGGTATTCAGGCGGATTTGCTATGAGGCGGATTCGTTCCGTTCAATCAGCAGCGAACCGTCATACCCAAAAAGTCAGCTATGGATAAAAGGCTGAATTCCCTGATGGTGAAATGCATTCACAACTCAAAACTGAGAACTTAAAACTCAAAATTGGTATTAGGGATTCACAGGTTGAGTCTGCCACTGTTCATCCATGCGCGTGTACAACGTGCGGTTTTGCGGATCTCCTTTGAGTTCCAAATGATCCACCTCTTCCGGGTCAAGCAGCAACAGACAAAAGGTATCGAGGGGTTGGACAGGATCGGGGGTGGGGGGCGAGAACGCCTCCTGAGAACTGCGGGGATTGCCGGGATGCGGCCACGCAAACTGAAGACGGGCACTGTCCGATAAGGCCACCCACTGCTGCTGACGCGCCCGTTGTAACGCCCTATCGCGGTGATCCGCCGACACGAAGTTTAAAGCCCCACGCAGGCGAAACTGTTCGCGGCTTTTCGGAAAATACCAGCACACTTCTGCCCAGGGGTTCCCTTGGATCTGCCCAAACTTATAACTGCGGCGATCGGTAATAAACTTAAGCTGATTTCCAGGTTCTAAAAACCCGCGAAAAACGACCGTGCGATTGGCAGGGCGACCGCTGGGTTGAACCGTTGCTAACTGCACATAGCGAGCATAGACCAGGGAACGGTTGCGATGCAGCGCACGGGCAAGGGGCGATCGCCAAGGGGCAAGAGCAGACATAGCCAAGCATTCCTCAAATCACACACGTTACCGCAATGTCAGAATAGGCAAAGGCAACTTTTTTGCAAATCACTCGTCAGTACTCTTTGCCGTAGGATTCCTTGCGGTTGTCTAGTTCTTCGTAAAGCATTATGACCTTTTCTCTTCCCCTTCGGTGTGCTAGCGGTTTATTGCTGATGGCGTTGAGCGCTATTGGAGCCGCCGCCCCTGCATTGGCTGCCGATACGATTGTCTTGACCTACGGTGTACTGGAGGCATCCATTTCGGTTGACGAGCTAACCACCTTTGCCGAAACGGGGGAGCAGTCCAGTCGGCTTAAGCGCTACGTGCGGATGTCGGGACAAGAACCGGGAGAGATTCGCCGGACGCTGACCCGCGAAGTCGAAATTGATGGGGTCACGCTGGATGCCGCCCTCAATAATCCGATCGGCGAAGCTGCCCTCGATCAGGTTGGGGACGTGATTCACATGCGCTCAGGCTCGGCCAATCGACAAGCGCTGCGTTCCGCGTTGGTACTCTCTGCGAGTGATGACGATAAACTCAGTCTGTTGGAAGTGATGCAGAACTATCCCACCTCGGAGGTGATGGTAGACGGGAAACGGTTGGCCTCCGCCTACGAACGTATTGCCGATTTGAGCGATCGCGCCCAGGATCTGATGGATCTGCTCAACATCGACTTACTGAACCTTTTGGGGCAGACAACACACTCGCTCTGGGGACGTTAATAGGATTATCGTTGTTGCAGTTGTAGCAGACGGTGCGCTGTCATTGCCAAGCCTCATCGGTACGCATGCTGCCGTTGAAAAATGATGCTATGGTCTTCTGTGATACCCGTGCTAGGGGTAGAAACCTGTAATTCGCGCATTACCTCCCATGTCCAAGCGTTCGTTGTCTCAATAATCATCGCTAGCCTTTGCCAGTGATAGTTCTAAACCTTTTCAAGCGTTGGTTTCTCAGCGCCGGATCCGCAGCAGCGCGGCTGGCAATAGCTTGGATACCGCAACGTCAATTCCGGCCTACAGGGGCGAACAGACCTATCGCGATCGGGTCAGCGCGAAGAGTCCCGATTTTTATAAGCTCCGATTCCTGGATGAGAGCGATATCAATGCTCTATTTCGTAATCGATCGTCATCGACCCTCCTGATCACCGCCTTGGATCGGGATGGAAATCCTGCAAGCTTAGGGGGTACAGATGCCAAGCTCAGAGTTCGGGCGGGCAAGTCTGTTCCAATCGCCATTGTTGAGATTCCCTCTGGAACCTACTACCTCAAGGTATCGACTAGGGGTGGGGAATCGGCATATCGTCTAAATATTGCTATTGAGCGTTCCTGCGGATGCGGCTGAACCAGCCCAAGCATGAGCCTCTAGCAGAAGATGGGCAAAATTTAAAGCAAATCTGGAACTTCTCCCCTCAAAAACTATTCAAAGACAGTGAGCATAGATGTTCACATGTTTCGGCAAGGTCAGTGTGAAAGTATGATTACGTTCCATCGTCACGGGTTTCAATTCCGTCTCTCCAAAGGTCTCAGCCAAGGGTTAGTGGTGCTAGCGTTGGCTGCGGGTGGTATCCTGGCAGATGCAAT
This window contains:
- a CDS encoding PIN/TRAM domain-containing protein, whose protein sequence is MLDAIIVLSFILAGVGIGFYSVDLLPDDALRQVSNLEGLSVVIAGFGGLIGFAIGLVAQAGYRRIQRQIREMPVDILLGRSVGLVLGLLIANLMLAPLFLLPIPDDFAFIKPLTAVLASLIFAFSGINLADTHGRTLLRLINPHSVESMLIAEGTLRPATTKILDTSCIIDGRIEDLLDTGFIEGQVLVPQFVLLELQRVADASNDQKRIRGRRGLDILNRIQATHPERIVIHPADYDDIATVDAKLVRLAQEINGTLLTNDFNLNKVASLQKVTVLNVNDLAQAVRPNYAPGDSIDIKILKPGKEPTQGIGYLNDGTMVVVEEASDYVGDELAVVVTGSLQTSAGRMIFAKPEASVIA
- a CDS encoding coproporphyrinogen III oxidase is translated as MISLSSTFKGNSPNERTYPPSPTAAYLHIPFCRRRCYYCDFPIVVVGDRPPLARQGQPSYGVIDQYLPVLQQEIRATPSLGTPLKTVFFGGGTPSLLTAEQLKALMDTLDHQFGLEPDAECSIEIDPDTIKPQQLAGYIDAGINRISLGVQAFQPKLLAACGRTHSPDDIDVAVGLIRQMGVTNLSLDLISGLPNQTMDQWIESLERAIALEPTHISVYDLIVEPMTAFARWYEPGQSPLPSDELTAEMYRTTSNLLAQAGFEHYEISNYAKPGYPCQHNRVYWENRPYYGFGLGAASFIHGHRFTRPRKRQAYEEWVQGLTETRVIQQVQTMGDRLLDTLMLGLRLAEGIDLTVIAADFGDAILNRLLSVVAPFQEQGWVAVDAPKEGKEAQAQHLRLTDPEGFLFSNVVLSTLFEAFMDEDSVLRA
- a CDS encoding pyridoxamine 5'-phosphate oxidase family protein; this translates as MSALAPWRSPLARALHRNRSLVYARYVQLATVQPSGRPANRTVVFRGFLEPGNQLKFITDRRSYKFGQIQGNPWAEVCWYFPKSREQFRLRGALNFVSADHRDRALQRARQQQWVALSDSARLQFAWPHPGNPRSSQEAFSPPTPDPVQPLDTFCLLLLDPEEVDHLELKGDPQNRTLYTRMDEQWQTQPVNP
- a CDS encoding alpha/beta hydrolase yields the protein MTFSLPLRCASGLLLMALSAIGAAAPALAADTIVLTYGVLEASISVDELTTFAETGEQSSRLKRYVRMSGQEPGEIRRTLTREVEIDGVTLDAALNNPIGEAALDQVGDVIHMRSGSANRQALRSALVLSASDDDKLSLLEVMQNYPTSEVMVDGKRLASAYERIADLSDRAQDLMDLLNIDLLNLLGQTTHSLWGR